In Drosophila subpulchrella strain 33 F10 #4 breed RU33 chromosome 3R, RU_Dsub_v1.1 Primary Assembly, whole genome shotgun sequence, the following are encoded in one genomic region:
- the LOC119563117 gene encoding nudC domain-containing protein 3: MDFQRNDAMLMEILQDRKTITGFLDSIFGFLRRNTDFYHTKRDESDKIGFPKGIRDQILYGAMQRYDPDCLLQTMTADGGALGDDGETAPPAIEEVVLESEDLYQKEDNRPKKSLTSQKSNERTTFLPSDYKNGAVFESHCWSQTLKDLDMHIQLPKDLQAAKKLNISIKAQHIKVSSKQSPEVIILEGNLSQRIKHNEAVWTIDQNRLLISCDKSKEQWWERLFEGDPEIDAKKIECERYIDDLPEDTQATIEKLRVQQLAADKEQNELQTSNPEQAKTLGRLRTAWDAEGSPFKGQPFDPSIVRMS; encoded by the exons atgGACTTCCAAAGGAACGATGCCATGCTAATGGAGATTCTCCAGGATCGCAAGACAATTACAGGATTCCTGGACTCAATATTCGGCTTCCTGCGGCGCAA CACTGATTTTTATCACACAAAACGCGATGAATCTGATAAAATAGGCTTCCCCAAGGGCATAAGGGATCAGATTCTATATGGTGCTATGCAGCGCTACGATCCGGATTGCTTGCTCCAAACGATGACCGCCGATGGAGGAGCATTAGGAGATGATGGGGAAACTGCTCCGCCCGCCATTGAAGAAGTGGTCCTGGAGAGTGAAGATCTATACCAAAAGGAAGATAACAGACCCAAGAAAAGTCTCACATCACAAAAATCTAATGAGAGGACCACGTTTTTGCCTAGTGACTACAAAAACGGAGCTGTTTTTGAAAGTCATTGCTGGTCACAGACTCTCAAAGATCTGGACATGCATATCCAGTTACCCAAGGATCTTCAAGCAGCGAAAAAACTCAACATCTCAATTAAGGCCCAGCACATAAAAGTGAGCAGCAAACAGAGTCCAGAGGTCATAATCCTCGAGGGAAACCTGAGCCAGCGGATCAAACACAACGAAGCTGTGTGGACCATTGACCAGAACCGGTTGCTCATTAGTTGTG ATAAATCTAAAGAACAGTGGTGGGAGCGTCTCTTTGAGGGTGACCCAGAAATCGATGCCAAGAAAATTGAATGCGAACGCTACATAGATGACTTACCGGAGGATACCCAGGCCACCATTGAAAAACTTAGGGTCCAGCAACTGGCAGCAGATAAGGAACAAAATGAACTCCAGACCTCCAACCCAGAACAAGCTAAAACCCTGGGTCGTTTAAGAACTGCCTGGGATGCCGAGGGTTCTCCATTTAAGGGACAACCCTTTGACCCGTCTATTGTGAGAATGAGTTAG
- the LOC119563119 gene encoding uncharacterized protein LOC119563119 — MIGRLSLWYKDNVSNEVDCLACRLVSGIGLLGIGAYLLAQSKKRPKPLENYTMKSLAAAVGLLGVARLGNANFLKATAEEPKEQETKTLKNPAGHQFFARR, encoded by the exons atgaTCGGTAGGTTGTCTCTTTGGTACAAAGACAACGTTTCCAACGAGGTGGACTGTCTGGCCTGTCGTTTGGTCAGTGGAATTGGTCTCCTTGGAATCGGTGCATATCTGTTGGCACAATCGAAGAAACGTCCCAAGCCCCTGGAGAATTACACCATGAAAAGCTTGGCAGCAG CCGTTGGTTTACTGGGCGTGGCCCGACTGGGGAATGCGAATTTCCTGAAAGCAACCGCCGAAGAACCGAAGGAGCAGGAAACGAAGACTTTAAAGAACCCCGCTGGTCATCAGTTCTTTGCTAGACGTTAA
- the LOC119563118 gene encoding RNA transcription, translation and transport factor protein, translated as MLKLKLEALGHPTPGDVALSSRKEFASTILWVEDQKIRLYTIEDREKLRNIDNPTLWEEGYMKYCADLNMPPLESQQEQLAWILSHAVRLEFLDDPGQFASINSKQGPPQSNGKQAHQKVQSIFDGKINVQEKAFVDAVRLLASKLNVPHHPNHLLQLEAVARVVHERLSPAAKGRKPIVGTPFPFDKGNDVVSSNDPSLDLPMRILRLLQIQSLRQLQTHINETIVAVQNITANPRTDTKLGKVGR; from the exons ATGCTGAAGCTGAAACTGGAGGCCCTGGGTCATCCCACGCCCGGCGATGTGGCGCTGAGCA GTCGCAAGGAATTCGCCAGCACAATCCTCTGGGTGGAGGACCAGAAAATCCGGTTGTACACCATTGAGGATCGCGAAAAGCTGCGCAACATCGACAATCCCACGCTGTGGGAGGAGGGCTACATGAAGTACTGTGCGGATCTGAACATGCCGCCTTTGGAGTCCCAACAGGAGCAGCTGGCCTGGATCCTCAGTCACGCCGTCCGTCTGGAGTTCCTGGATGATCCCGGACAGTTTGCCTCGATCAACAGCAAACAGGGTCCACCCCAAAGCAATGGCAAGCAGGCCCACCAAAAGGTCCAATCCATTTTCGATGGAAAGATTAATG TTCAGGAAAAAGCGTTTGTGGATGCAGTGCGTCTGCTGGCCAGCAAACTGAACGTGCCGCACCACCCGAACCACCTGCTGCAGCTGGAGGCGGTTGCCCGGGTGGTGCACGAACGCCTCTCGCCCGCCGCCAAGGGTCGGAAGCCGATTGTGGGCACACCCTTTCCCTTTGACAAGGGAAACGATGTGGTCTCCTCCAACGATCCTTCCCTGGATCTGCCAATGCGGATCCTGCGCCTTCTCCAGATCCAGAGCCTTCGCCAGCTGCAAACACACATCAACGAGACAATTGTGGCGGTGCAAAACATCACGGCCAATCCAAGGACTGACACCAAGTTGGGCAAGGTGGGACGCTAG
- the LOC119555250 gene encoding nurim homolog, with the protein MASFVKSIVLLASLATFAYSLYVVGLLMLFLSTPRSISKAHTWIFNLLDNKSRLETAYGPVVFDTLYLIGFIFQHSFLKSALVKKLLANLGLSGAERSIYSLTSSICLHYLIVNWLPATSIVLWQIDVDESAPLWWTFVITHGICWVVIFGGSLVMDLPELLGIKQAYYDLKAYGQPINYKSGELRNLYSHVRHPSFVGLSVILFASNVMSVDRLVMALLLTTYMYLAWSTDRKDVAYQKLQLQRKKLELKAQ; encoded by the exons ATGGCCTCGTTTGTCAAGTCCATAGTGCTTCTGGCCTCCCTGGCCACATTTGCATACTCCCTGTACGTGGTGGGCCTTCTGATGCTCTTCCTGTCGACCCCTCGCTCCATTTCGAAGGCTCACACCTGGATTTTCAATTTACTGGACAACAAGTCGCGCCTGGAGACCGCCTATGGACCCGTGGTGTTCGACACCCTCTACCTGATCGGATTCATCTTCCAGCACAGCTTCCTCAAGTCAGCCCTGGTCAAGAAACTGCTGGCCAACTTGGGTTTGTCGGGGGCTGAGCGTTCTATTTATAGCCTGACGTCATCAATTTGTTTACAT TATTTGATCGTAAACTGGCTGCCCGCAACGTCGATTGTCCTGTGGCAAATCGACGTGGACGAGAGTGCTCCCCTTTGGTGGACCTTTGTGATCACCCATGGTATCTGTTGGGTTGTGATCTTTGGCGGCAGTTTGGTGATGGATCTTCCGGAGTTACTGGGCATCAAGCAGGCCTACTACGATCTGAAGGCTTACGGACAACCCATTAACTACAAATCCGGGGAACTCCGCAATCTCTATTCCCATGTGAGGCATCCATCGTTTGTTGGCCTATCGGTCATCCTGTTCGCCAGCAATGTAATGAGCGTGGATCGCCTGGTCATGGCCCTGCTCCTGACCACCTACATGTACCTGGCCTGGTCCACGGATCGCAAGGATGTGGCCTACCAAAAGCTCCAACTGCAGCGCAAGAAACTCGAACTGAAGGCTCAGTAA